A single genomic interval of Metasolibacillus fluoroglycofenilyticus harbors:
- a CDS encoding nucleotide excision repair endonuclease produces the protein MIKIELPKPDLVIRQREQVLKPGDVEITPFHGFIDFHKITRDKGGIFFFYNEKNELLFVGKARKIRQRIKKHFEDNVSPMKKHRDEIFKIEVYEIEDPMEREIYETYAINTLRAKYNTEKVFF, from the coding sequence TTGATTAAAATTGAATTACCAAAACCAGACCTTGTTATTCGTCAGCGTGAACAAGTATTAAAACCAGGCGATGTAGAAATTACACCATTCCATGGCTTCATTGATTTCCACAAAATCACACGCGATAAGGGCGGTATTTTCTTTTTCTATAATGAAAAAAATGAGCTTTTATTTGTCGGGAAAGCACGTAAAATTCGCCAGCGTATTAAAAAGCATTTTGAAGACAATGTTTCACCGATGAAAAAACACCGTGATGAAATTTTTAAAATTGAAGTGTACGAAATCGAAGATCCGATGGAACGTGAAATTTACGAAACGTATGCGATTAATACATTGCGTGCTAAATATAATACAGAAAAAGTTTTCTTTTAA
- a CDS encoding YugN family protein codes for MLLLETAIVGREAKYGLLRNQICKYGFSIGGNWDYDRGSFDVALWRGGGTTIYLRAPFVVVEGEMDCYDCIIRFQKPFIIKHIVNVGLDYDESSWLDATGASQFQSPVEKDAEIFQKGRWIATGQEVVQNHIMPYIH; via the coding sequence ATGTTATTGTTAGAAACGGCAATTGTAGGACGTGAAGCGAAGTACGGCTTACTACGCAACCAAATTTGCAAATATGGCTTTTCGATTGGTGGCAATTGGGATTATGACCGCGGGAGTTTTGATGTAGCGCTATGGCGTGGAGGAGGTACAACAATTTATTTACGTGCCCCATTCGTTGTAGTAGAAGGTGAAATGGATTGTTATGATTGCATCATTCGCTTTCAGAAGCCATTTATTATTAAACATATTGTAAATGTGGGACTCGATTATGATGAAAGCTCCTGGTTAGATGCAACGGGTGCGAGCCAATTTCAATCACCGGTCGAAAAAGATGCAGAAATCTTTCAAAAAGGAAGATGGATTGCCACAGGACAGGAAGTTGTTCAAAATCATATAATGCCGTATATTCATTAA
- a CDS encoding DUF2619 domain-containing protein, with protein sequence MELALLYMIWLRILSGSVDIFAALIMYKLDNLEKAFIVNTSLALVGPIIFIITTGIGLAGMQDKISLPKMLCLFSGIFLIFISLRMK encoded by the coding sequence GTGGAACTGGCACTACTCTATATGATTTGGCTACGCATTTTATCTGGTAGCGTTGATATCTTTGCCGCACTTATCATGTACAAGCTTGATAATTTAGAAAAGGCTTTTATTGTCAACACATCACTTGCACTAGTTGGTCCTATTATTTTCATCATTACAACAGGAATTGGCTTAGCTGGCATGCAGGATAAAATTTCACTTCCGAAAATGCTCTGCCTATTCAGTGGGATATTTCTTATTTTTATAAGCTTACGGATGAAGTAA
- a CDS encoding metallophosphoesterase family protein encodes MQFALLTDIHGNAQVLQNIAERGIEKIYCTGDLIGIGHQTNEVLQLLSMLPKCRIGILSKLPMIMLNI; translated from the coding sequence ATGCAATTTGCACTTTTGACAGATATTCATGGCAACGCTCAAGTCTTACAAAATATTGCAGAGCGCGGGATAGAGAAAATTTATTGCACAGGGGACCTCATAGGTATCGGTCATCAAACAAATGAAGTGTTGCAGCTATTATCTATGCTGCCTAAATGTAGGATTGGGATTTTATCGAAGTTGCCTATGATTATGCTCAATATATAG
- a CDS encoding M15 family metallopeptidase — MSVEATIRDLTELLPVGQTACRLLFQECYKAGIRNIFITETYRSQERQNYLYAQGRTRPGPIITWTLNSNHTSRLAWDIAVSPPNVLYDAAILNKVGAIARKLNITWGGDWLGSVDRVHFEIKSTWQMPSGYKLEGTVIVPSNSKLQVQLIVADPKEGIPMSQIWNPGSPAMQTAAEAFLAQAAEDGIIQDSHLKDLQNKQMTTDRLLGLYVTIEQRRSATK; from the coding sequence ATGAGTGTAGAAGCAACAATTAGAGATTTAACCGAGCTACTGCCAGTAGGGCAAACCGCATGCCGACTGTTATTTCAGGAGTGCTACAAAGCAGGTATTCGAAATATTTTCATCACCGAAACATACCGCTCACAGGAACGCCAAAATTATCTTTACGCACAAGGACGTACAAGACCTGGTCCCATTATCACTTGGACGTTAAATAGTAACCATACATCACGTCTGGCATGGGATATTGCTGTTAGTCCACCTAATGTTTTATATGATGCAGCAATATTAAATAAAGTAGGTGCGATTGCTCGAAAGTTGAACATTACGTGGGGTGGCGATTGGCTAGGAAGTGTGGATAGAGTACATTTTGAAATCAAGTCTACGTGGCAAATGCCCTCTGGCTATAAACTAGAAGGTACTGTCATTGTTCCATCGAATAGTAAGCTACAAGTTCAGTTAATTGTAGCGGATCCAAAGGAGGGAATACCAATGTCTCAAATATGGAATCCGGGAAGTCCAGCCATGCAAACAGCTGCAGAAGCCTTTTTAGCCCAAGCAGCCGAAGATGGCATCATCCAAGACTCGCATTTAAAAGATTTGCAAAATAAGCAAATGACAACAGACCGTTTATTAGGGCTATACGTAACGATTGAGCAGCGACGCAGTGCAACGAAATAA
- a CDS encoding hemolysin family protein, with product MTTGVNLTIFIILLALTAFFVATEFAIVKVRQSRIDQLVAEGVKSAQSAKQVTTHLDEYLSACQLGITVTALGIGMVGEKTFEFFLHPFFEFLGIGTNYIQAFTIGGAFVIATFLHVVVGELAPKTMAIQKAEQITLLCAKPIMLFYKILYPFIWFLNGSARILVSLFGMKPASEHELSHTEEELRLLLAESFKSGEINKNELKYVNNVFEFDDTIAREIMVPRTEIIGFDISANLQEVITRISEERYTRYPVFDGDRDNIIGFFNIKEILTLGINNRIREETFKIEDFVNPIIKTIETIPIQDLLTKMQKERIHMAVLLDEYGGTSGLVTVEDILEQLVGEIRDEFDGDEVPNIRKIGENHYILYAKMLLDDVANLLHIELENPDIDTIGGWYFSQNTDLIDDIVIEYENYAFSIYEKEDIYLRYIEVKKLENEQPAEDVIE from the coding sequence TTGACGACAGGTGTTAATTTAACCATTTTCATTATTTTACTAGCACTAACCGCATTTTTCGTTGCAACTGAATTTGCGATTGTTAAAGTACGCCAATCACGCATTGACCAGCTCGTTGCTGAAGGTGTGAAAAGCGCTCAATCTGCAAAACAAGTAACCACTCATTTAGACGAATATTTATCAGCTTGTCAATTAGGTATTACAGTGACAGCACTTGGTATCGGTATGGTTGGAGAAAAAACATTCGAATTTTTCTTACATCCTTTTTTCGAGTTTCTTGGCATTGGTACAAATTATATTCAAGCGTTTACAATTGGAGGCGCTTTCGTAATTGCAACATTTTTACACGTAGTCGTAGGAGAGTTAGCACCAAAAACGATGGCTATTCAAAAGGCAGAGCAAATTACGCTACTTTGCGCCAAACCTATTATGCTTTTTTATAAAATTTTATATCCATTCATTTGGTTCTTAAATGGCTCCGCTCGTATTTTAGTTAGCCTGTTTGGCATGAAGCCCGCAAGCGAGCATGAGCTGTCACATACTGAAGAGGAGCTACGATTACTGCTAGCGGAAAGCTTTAAAAGTGGTGAAATTAATAAAAACGAACTGAAATATGTAAATAACGTTTTTGAATTTGACGATACAATTGCCCGCGAAATTATGGTTCCTCGTACAGAAATCATTGGCTTTGATATTTCTGCCAATTTACAGGAGGTCATTACCCGAATTTCAGAGGAACGTTACACACGTTATCCTGTCTTTGATGGCGATCGAGATAATATTATTGGCTTTTTCAATATTAAAGAAATTTTAACATTAGGCATTAACAATCGTATTAGAGAAGAAACATTTAAAATTGAGGATTTCGTTAACCCTATCATTAAAACGATTGAAACAATTCCTATTCAAGATTTATTAACAAAAATGCAAAAAGAGCGCATTCATATGGCTGTTTTATTAGATGAATATGGAGGTACATCTGGCTTAGTAACTGTCGAAGATATTTTAGAGCAGCTTGTTGGTGAAATACGCGATGAATTTGACGGAGATGAAGTTCCTAATATTCGGAAAATAGGAGAGAATCATTACATTTTATATGCAAAAATGCTATTAGACGACGTCGCAAATCTATTACATATCGAGCTGGAAAACCCAGATATTGATACAATTGGTGGTTGGTATTTTTCGCAAAATACAGATTTAATCGATGATATCGTAATCGAATACGAAAATTATGCCTTTTCCATCTATGAAAAAGAAGATATTTATTTACGCTATATCGAAGTGAAAAAATTAGAAAATGAGCAACCTGCTGAAGATGTAATAGAATAA
- the argS gene encoding arginine--tRNA ligase: protein MKEQLAALLSAASQGDLSVQEVMTLLEKPKHEHLGDIAFPCFSLAKKYKKAPTLIATELAQHIQADFIQEVRVEGAYINFYLQQLPIAQQIVTQILAEQQKYGSRAINNETIALDFSSPNIAKPFSMGHLRSTVIGHALANIAEKMGYQTERINHLGDWGTQFGKLIVAYKLWGNKAAIEANPIEELLKIYVRFHQEAEQNEALNEQARQAFKALEDGDAKTHALWRWFREASLKEFQSIYELLGVAFDSYNGEAFYNDKMASVVVELEAKQLLIESDGAMVVSLEDMPPCLITKNDGATLYATRDLAAAIYRQETYKPAKVFYVVGNEQSLHFKQLFTVLKKMGHQWAENYQHIPFGMMLVAGKKMSTRKGKVVLLADVLKEAMDAALHNIEEKNPTLANKEQVAKQVGIGAVIFNDLKNDRMHDIDFDIEHMVTFEGETGPYVQYTYARIQTLLKKGAYIAQQPTLGYLDETAWPLIKQLQDFPAYLEKAFNDADPSQIAKYSLLLARNFNKYYAQTKLLSGDDLQQARLAVVDCVAIVLRESLRLLGIESPEEM from the coding sequence ATGAAAGAACAGTTAGCAGCTTTATTAAGTGCAGCATCGCAGGGAGATTTATCTGTGCAGGAGGTAATGACATTACTCGAAAAGCCGAAGCATGAGCATTTAGGTGATATTGCTTTTCCCTGCTTTTCACTAGCAAAAAAATATAAAAAGGCACCGACGCTTATTGCGACGGAGCTGGCTCAGCACATTCAGGCAGACTTTATTCAAGAGGTAAGGGTGGAGGGCGCCTATATAAACTTTTATTTGCAACAACTACCAATTGCACAGCAAATTGTCACACAAATACTTGCAGAGCAGCAAAAATACGGCTCACGCGCAATAAATAACGAAACAATTGCACTTGATTTTTCCTCGCCAAATATAGCTAAGCCATTTTCGATGGGCCATTTACGTTCAACAGTTATTGGTCATGCGCTTGCCAATATTGCTGAAAAAATGGGCTATCAAACAGAGCGCATTAACCACTTAGGCGATTGGGGAACACAATTTGGCAAGCTCATTGTCGCTTATAAGCTATGGGGAAATAAAGCTGCAATTGAGGCCAACCCCATTGAGGAATTATTAAAAATCTATGTCCGTTTCCATCAGGAGGCGGAGCAAAATGAAGCATTAAATGAACAGGCACGCCAGGCATTTAAGGCATTAGAAGATGGTGATGCAAAGACGCATGCATTATGGCGCTGGTTTAGAGAGGCTTCTTTGAAGGAATTCCAATCAATATATGAGTTGCTCGGTGTAGCGTTTGATAGCTATAATGGCGAAGCATTTTATAATGATAAAATGGCAAGTGTTGTTGTCGAGCTCGAAGCAAAGCAGCTATTAATAGAATCGGATGGTGCTATGGTCGTATCGTTAGAAGATATGCCCCCATGCTTGATTACCAAAAATGACGGTGCAACACTTTATGCCACACGTGATTTAGCAGCAGCTATTTATCGTCAGGAAACATATAAGCCAGCGAAGGTTTTTTATGTCGTAGGTAATGAGCAATCATTACATTTTAAACAACTATTTACAGTGTTAAAGAAAATGGGGCATCAGTGGGCAGAAAATTATCAGCATATTCCTTTTGGAATGATGCTCGTTGCTGGTAAAAAGATGTCGACGCGAAAAGGCAAAGTTGTACTGCTCGCCGATGTATTAAAGGAAGCGATGGACGCAGCATTACACAATATCGAGGAGAAAAACCCAACACTTGCAAATAAAGAGCAGGTCGCAAAGCAAGTCGGTATTGGTGCAGTGATTTTTAATGATTTGAAAAATGACCGGATGCATGATATTGATTTTGACATCGAGCACATGGTCACATTTGAAGGAGAAACAGGTCCATATGTACAATATACATATGCGCGTATCCAAACATTATTAAAGAAAGGTGCTTATATAGCGCAACAGCCAACGCTAGGCTATCTAGATGAGACTGCTTGGCCACTAATTAAACAATTGCAAGATTTCCCTGCTTACTTGGAAAAGGCATTCAATGATGCTGATCCATCACAAATTGCCAAATATAGCTTGCTATTAGCTCGCAACTTTAATAAATACTATGCCCAAACGAAATTGCTGAGTGGCGACGATTTGCAGCAAGCCCGCTTAGCCGTTGTAGATTGTGTAGCGATTGTGTTACGCGAAAGCTTGCGTCTACTAGGTATTGAAAGTCCTGAAGAGATGTAA
- a CDS encoding MerR family transcriptional regulator codes for MLKIGELAEMTGITKRTIDYYTNLGLLKAHRSSSNYRYYNENSIAQLKFIELKKREGLSLEQIKALVQTEMADADIANLCMHIQQLEKEVTLLVTRLSKENPLIWQHIKKNMQDDSKALIESLQFLIT; via the coding sequence ATGCTGAAAATTGGTGAGCTAGCTGAAATGACAGGAATTACAAAACGTACAATTGATTACTATACGAATTTAGGCTTACTAAAGGCCCATCGTTCGAGCTCCAATTATCGCTATTACAATGAAAATTCGATTGCACAATTAAAATTCATTGAGTTAAAGAAAAGAGAAGGGCTTTCATTAGAGCAAATTAAAGCACTAGTTCAAACAGAAATGGCTGACGCTGACATTGCCAATCTATGTATGCATATTCAGCAGCTTGAAAAGGAAGTAACGTTACTTGTTACACGATTATCAAAAGAAAATCCATTAATATGGCAGCATATTAAAAAGAATATGCAGGATGATAGCAAGGCGTTAATTGAATCTTTACAATTTTTAATTACGTAG